From the genome of Silurus meridionalis isolate SWU-2019-XX chromosome 12, ASM1480568v1, whole genome shotgun sequence, one region includes:
- the pds5b gene encoding sister chromatid cohesion protein PDS5 homolog B isoform X1 has product MAHSKNRATDGKITYPPGVKEISDKISKEEMVRRLKMVVKTFMDMDQDSEEEKELYLNLALHLASDFFLKHPDKDVRLLVACCLADIFRIYAPEAPYTSPDKLKDIFMFITRQLKGLEDTKSAQFNRYFYLLENIAWVKSYNICFELEDSNEIFTQLYRTLFQVINNGHNQKVHMHMVDLMSSIVCEGDSVSQELLDTVLVNLVPAHKNLNKQAYDLAKALLKRTAQAIEPYITNFFNQVLMLGKTSVSDLSEHVFDLILELYNIDSHLLLSVLPQLEFKLKSNDNDERLQVVKLLAKMFGAKDSELASQNKPLWQCYLGRFNDIHVPIRLECVKFASHCLMNHPDLAKDLTEYLKVRSHDPEEAIRHDVIVSIVTASKKDLALVNDPLLNFVRERTLDKRWRVRKEAMMGLAQIYKKYALQAEAGKEASKQISWIKDKLLHIYYQNSIDDRLLVERIFAQYMVPHNLETAERMKCLYYLYATLDTNAVKALNEMWKCQNMLRHNVKDLLDLVKQPKSDSYNKAVFSKVMVITRNLPDPGKAQDFVKKLAQVLEEDEKIRKQLETLVSPTCSCKQAEVCVKEITKKLGSPKQPSNPFLEMVKFLLERIAPVHIDTESISALIKQVNKSIEGTADDDDEGVPTEQAIRAGLELLKVLSFTHPVSFHSAETFESLLGCLKMDDEKVAEAALQIFKNTGGKLEESFPHIKSVLLPVLQHKAKKGPPRQAKYAIRCIHAMFSNRDTHFAQIFEPLHKSLDTENMEQLITPLTTLGHLAMLAPEQFAGPLKSLVANFIVKDLLMNDRIPGKKTTKLWVPDDEVSTETLTKIQGIKLMVRWLLGVKNNQSKSGNSTLRMLTAILNSDGDLTEQAKMGKPDMSRLRLAAGCAVLRLAQEPCYHEIITLEQYQLCALVINDECYQVRQAFAQKLHKGLCRLRLPLEYLAVFALCAKDPVKERRAYARQCLVKNINLRREYIKQHAAVSDKLISLLPEYVVPYAIHLLAHDPDYVKVQDIEQLKDIKEALWFILEILMSKNENNSHAFIRKMVENIKQTKDGQCPDDPKINEKLYTVCDVAMNIVISKSTTYSLESPKDPVLPARYFTQPDKNFSNTKNYLPPEMKSFFTPGKPKSANVLGAVNKPLSATGKLQTKLSRMETISNASSNSNPSSPGRSKGRMDSADMDHSENEDISMKSPSESDKPTRGRKRGAAAGQEDKAPESKAKRGRKKAANTSTEDAEEQWTEDSSIVDTTMETEDEQNSPPKRGRRGRPPKSASAKEEAVVTKGRRGRRKAVPPPDEDNDDEQEAEEEDEDEDRGSENMEEVKPKGRRGRKPRAEVSEVTSDSVESTPQKRRGRPPKSQTAAKKTGGGRTRAAVSQEDESEEEMETSQPSDEEAEEESQDSSPKVRRKAGRRERR; this is encoded by the exons ATGGCTCACTCCAAGAATCGAGCCACAGATGGCAAGATCACCTACCCGCCGGGGGTGAAGGAGATCTCCGATAAAATCTCCAAAGAGGAGATGGTCCGGAGGCTCAAG ATGGTTGTTAAGACCTTCATGGACATGGACCAAGATtcagaggaggagaaagagctGTATCTGAACCTCGCTCTGCACTTGGCCTCAGACTTCTTCTTGAAGCACCCAGATAAAGATGTCCGGCTCCTGGTGGCCTGCTGCCTCGCCGACATCTTCCGCATCTATGCTCCAGAGGCTCCTTACACGTCGCCGGATAAGCTGAAG GATATATTTATGTTCATCACCCGGCAGCTGAAAGGATTGGAGGACACTAAAAGCGCACAGTTCAATCGATATTTTTACTTACTGGAG AATATCGCTTGGGTGAAATCCTATAACATCTGCTTTGAATTGGAGGACAGCAATGAAATCTTTACTCAGCTGTACAGAACGCTCTTCCAAGTGATCAA TAACGGACACAATCAGAAGGTGCACATGCACATGGTGGACCTGATGAGCTCGATTGTATGTGAGGGAGACTCCGTTTCTCAGGAGCTCCTGGACACCGTCCTGGTCAACTTGGTTCCAGCACACAAG AATCTGAACAAGCAGGCGTACGATCTGGCCAAAGCTCTGCTGAAGAGAACCGCGCAGGCCATCGAGCCTTATATAACCAAC TTTTTCAACCAGGTGCTGATGCTGGGTAAGACATCAGTGAGCGACCTGTCGGAGCACGTGTTTGATTTGATCCTGGAGCTCTACAACATCGACAGTCACCTACTACTGTCCGTTCTGCCCCAGCTAGAGTTTAAACTTAAG AGTAACGATAACGATGAGCGGCTTCAAGTCGTCAAGCTTTTGGCCAAGATGTTCGGCGCTAAAGACTCCGAGCTCGCCTCCCAGAACAAGCCTCTGTGGCAGTGCTACCTCGGGAG GTTCAACGATATCCACGTTCCTATCCGACTGGAGTGTGTGAAGTTCGCCAGCCACTGCTTGATGAATCATCCGGATTTGGCGAAAGATCTCACGG AGTATCTTAAAGTAAGATCTCACGATCCGGAGGAAGCCATTCGACACGACGTCATCGTGTCCATCGTGACGGCGTCAAAAAAAGACCTCGCCCTCGTCAACGATCCCTTGCTGAATTTCGTCAGAGAGAGGACCCTCGACAAGCGG TGGAGGGTGCGTAAGGAAGCGATGATGGGCCTCGCACAGATCTATAAGAAGTACGCTCTGCAGGCGGAGGCGGGGAAGGAAGCATCCAAACAGATCTCCTGGATTAAAGACAAACTGCTGCACATTTACTACCAGAACAGTATCGATGACCG GTTGCTTGTGGAGAGAATCTTTGCCCAGTACATGGTCCCTCATAATCTGGAGACTGCAGAACGCATGAAGTGCCTGTATTACCTGTACGCGACGCTGGATACAAACGCAGTCAA AGCCCTGAATGAAATGTGGAAGTGCCAGAACATGCTGAGACACAATGTCAAAGATTTGCTGGATCTGGTTAAACAGCCCAAA TCGGATTCCTACAACAAAGCCGTCTTCTCGAAGGTCATGGTCATCACAA gaaactTGCCTGATCCAGGGAAGGCACAGGATTTTGTGAAGAAGCTGGCACAGGTTCTGGAGGAAGATGAGAAGATTAGGAAGCAGTTGGAGACACTGGTCAGCCCGACCTGTTCCTGCAAACAGGCAGAGGTCTGCGTG AAAGAGATCACCAAAAAACTGGGCAGCCCCAAACAACCTAGTAACCCTTTTCTGGAGATGGTGAAGTTCTTACTGGAGAGGATCGCTCCCGTCCATATCGACACCGAGTCAATCAG TGCGCTTATAAAACAGGTAAACAAGTCCATCGAAGGAACGGCCGACGACGACGACGAAGGTGTTCCCACCGAGCAGGCCATTCGCGCAGGCCTGGAACTGCTCAAG GTTTTGTCCTTTACTCACCCCGTGTCCTTTCACTCGGCCGAGACGTTCGAGTCTCTACTTGGCTGTCTGAAAATGGACGATGAGAAGGTGGCCGAGGCGGCACTGCAGATTTTCAAAAACACCGGTGGAAAACTGGAGGAGAGTTTCCCACACATCAAATC GGTTCTTTTACCGGTGCTTCAACACAAAGCCAAAAAGGGACCTCCTCGCCAGGCCAAGTACGCTATCCGCTGCATCCATGCCATGTTCTCCAACAGAGACACCCACTTCGCACAGATTTTTGAG CCTCTGCACAAAAGTCTGGACACGGAGAACATGGAGCAGCTGATAACTCCTCTTACCACGCTGGGGCACTTGGCCATGCTGGCACCTGAGCAGTTCGCCGGACCTCTTAAATCGCTGGTGGCCAACTTCATCGTGAAAGACCTGCTAATGAACGACAGG ATTCCTGGCAAGAAAACAACGAAGCTCTGGGTTCCAGATGATGAAGTTtccactgaaacactgacaaaG ATTCAGGGCATTAAGCTGATGGTAAGGTGGCTGCTCGGGGTGAAGAACAACCAGAGCAAGTCGGGGAACTCGACGCTGAGGATGCTCACTGCCATACTGAACAGCGATGGAGATCTGACGGAACAAGCTAAGATGGG gaagcCGGACATGTCTCGCCTCCGCCTGGCGGCTGGCTGCGCGGTGCTGCGTCTGGCCCAGGAGCCTTGCTACCATGAGATCATCACCCTGGAGCAGTACCAGCTTTGTGCTCTGGTCATCAAT GACGAGTGTTACCAGGTGCGTCAGGCTTTTGCCCAGAAGCTGCACAAGGGTTTGTGTCGGCTGAGGCTCCCGCTGGAGTACTTGGCAGTGTTCGCTCTGTGCGCCAAAGACCCCGTGAAGGAGCGCAGGGCTTACGCTCGCCAGTGCCTGGTCAAAAACATCAACCTGCGCAGGGAGTACATCAAGCAGCACGCCGCAGTCAGCG ATAAGCTGATCTCCTTGCTGCCGGAGTACGTGGTGCCGTACGCCATTCATCTGCTGGCTCACGACCCGGACTACGTCAAAGTACAAGACATAGAGCAGCTCAAAGACATcaagga GGCGTTATGGTTTATTTTGGAGATCCTAATGTCGAAAAACGAGAACAACAGCCACGCGTTCATACGGAAAATGGTAGAGAACATCAAACAGACGAAAGACGGCCAGTGTCCAGACGATCCAAAGATAAACGAG AAACTCTACACGGTGTGCGACGTAGCCATGAACATCGTCATCTCCAAGAGCACCACGTACAGCCTGGAGTCACCGAAAGACCCCGTGCTGCCCGCACGCTACTTCACTCAGCCTGATAAG AATTTCAGCAACACCAAAAATTATCTTCCTCCTGAGATGAAGTCATTTTTTACCCCTGGAAAG CCCAAATCGGCGAACGTACTCGGAGCCGTGAACAAACCGCTATCGGCTACGGGCAAGCTGCAGACCAAACTATCACGCATGGAGACCATCAGCAACGCCAGCAGCAACTCTAATCCCAGCTCTCCTGGCCGCAGCAAAGGAAG aaTGGACTCTGCTGACATGGACCACAGTGAGAACGAGGACATCTCCATGAAGAGCCCGTCTGAATCAGACAAACCCACCAGGGGGCGCAAACGAGGTGCTGCGGCCGGCCAGGAGGACAAGGCCCCGGAGTCGAAAGCAAAACGCGGGCGCAAAAAAGCAGCCAACACCAGCACTGAGGATGCTGAGGAGCAGTGGACAGAGGACAGCAGCATTGTCGACACGACCATGGAGACCGAGGACGAGCAGAACAGCCCGCCCAAAAGGGGGCGCCGGGGAAGACCTCCCAAATCCGCCTCGGCTAAGGAAGAGGCCGTCGTGACCAAAGGAAGGAGAGGACGCAGGAAGGCCGTGCCGCCGCCGGACGAGGACAACGACGACGAGCAGGAGGCGGAGGAGGAAGACGAGGATGAAGATCGAGGCAGCGAAAATATGGAAGAAGTTAAACCTAAAGGCAGACGAGGACGCAAACCGAG GGCGGAAGTGTCCGAGGTCACCAGCGATTCGGTGGAGTCCACGCCACAGAAGAGAAGAGGACGACCTCCTAAATCTCAAACGGCAGCTAAAAAAACAGG AGGTGGAAGAACTCGGGCAGCTGTGAGCCAAGAGGACGAGTCTGAGGAAGAGATGGAGACGTCACAGCCTAGTGACGAGGAGGCCGAAGAGGAGTCGCAGGATTCCTCACCTAAA GTGCGACGGAAGGCCGGAAGACGAGAGCGGAGATGA
- the pds5b gene encoding sister chromatid cohesion protein PDS5 homolog B isoform X2, with amino-acid sequence MHMVDLMSSIVCEGDSVSQELLDTVLVNLVPAHKNLNKQAYDLAKALLKRTAQAIEPYITNFFNQVLMLGKTSVSDLSEHVFDLILELYNIDSHLLLSVLPQLEFKLKSNDNDERLQVVKLLAKMFGAKDSELASQNKPLWQCYLGRFNDIHVPIRLECVKFASHCLMNHPDLAKDLTEYLKVRSHDPEEAIRHDVIVSIVTASKKDLALVNDPLLNFVRERTLDKRWRVRKEAMMGLAQIYKKYALQAEAGKEASKQISWIKDKLLHIYYQNSIDDRLLVERIFAQYMVPHNLETAERMKCLYYLYATLDTNAVKALNEMWKCQNMLRHNVKDLLDLVKQPKSDSYNKAVFSKVMVITRNLPDPGKAQDFVKKLAQVLEEDEKIRKQLETLVSPTCSCKQAEVCVKEITKKLGSPKQPSNPFLEMVKFLLERIAPVHIDTESISALIKQVNKSIEGTADDDDEGVPTEQAIRAGLELLKVLSFTHPVSFHSAETFESLLGCLKMDDEKVAEAALQIFKNTGGKLEESFPHIKSVLLPVLQHKAKKGPPRQAKYAIRCIHAMFSNRDTHFAQIFEPLHKSLDTENMEQLITPLTTLGHLAMLAPEQFAGPLKSLVANFIVKDLLMNDRIPGKKTTKLWVPDDEVSTETLTKIQGIKLMVRWLLGVKNNQSKSGNSTLRMLTAILNSDGDLTEQAKMGKPDMSRLRLAAGCAVLRLAQEPCYHEIITLEQYQLCALVINDECYQVRQAFAQKLHKGLCRLRLPLEYLAVFALCAKDPVKERRAYARQCLVKNINLRREYIKQHAAVSDKLISLLPEYVVPYAIHLLAHDPDYVKVQDIEQLKDIKEALWFILEILMSKNENNSHAFIRKMVENIKQTKDGQCPDDPKINEKLYTVCDVAMNIVISKSTTYSLESPKDPVLPARYFTQPDKNFSNTKNYLPPEMKSFFTPGKPKSANVLGAVNKPLSATGKLQTKLSRMETISNASSNSNPSSPGRSKGRMDSADMDHSENEDISMKSPSESDKPTRGRKRGAAAGQEDKAPESKAKRGRKKAANTSTEDAEEQWTEDSSIVDTTMETEDEQNSPPKRGRRGRPPKSASAKEEAVVTKGRRGRRKAVPPPDEDNDDEQEAEEEDEDEDRGSENMEEVKPKGRRGRKPRAEVSEVTSDSVESTPQKRRGRPPKSQTAAKKTGGGRTRAAVSQEDESEEEMETSQPSDEEAEEESQDSSPKVRRKAGRRERR; translated from the exons ATGCACATGGTGGACCTGATGAGCTCGATTGTATGTGAGGGAGACTCCGTTTCTCAGGAGCTCCTGGACACCGTCCTGGTCAACTTGGTTCCAGCACACAAG AATCTGAACAAGCAGGCGTACGATCTGGCCAAAGCTCTGCTGAAGAGAACCGCGCAGGCCATCGAGCCTTATATAACCAAC TTTTTCAACCAGGTGCTGATGCTGGGTAAGACATCAGTGAGCGACCTGTCGGAGCACGTGTTTGATTTGATCCTGGAGCTCTACAACATCGACAGTCACCTACTACTGTCCGTTCTGCCCCAGCTAGAGTTTAAACTTAAG AGTAACGATAACGATGAGCGGCTTCAAGTCGTCAAGCTTTTGGCCAAGATGTTCGGCGCTAAAGACTCCGAGCTCGCCTCCCAGAACAAGCCTCTGTGGCAGTGCTACCTCGGGAG GTTCAACGATATCCACGTTCCTATCCGACTGGAGTGTGTGAAGTTCGCCAGCCACTGCTTGATGAATCATCCGGATTTGGCGAAAGATCTCACGG AGTATCTTAAAGTAAGATCTCACGATCCGGAGGAAGCCATTCGACACGACGTCATCGTGTCCATCGTGACGGCGTCAAAAAAAGACCTCGCCCTCGTCAACGATCCCTTGCTGAATTTCGTCAGAGAGAGGACCCTCGACAAGCGG TGGAGGGTGCGTAAGGAAGCGATGATGGGCCTCGCACAGATCTATAAGAAGTACGCTCTGCAGGCGGAGGCGGGGAAGGAAGCATCCAAACAGATCTCCTGGATTAAAGACAAACTGCTGCACATTTACTACCAGAACAGTATCGATGACCG GTTGCTTGTGGAGAGAATCTTTGCCCAGTACATGGTCCCTCATAATCTGGAGACTGCAGAACGCATGAAGTGCCTGTATTACCTGTACGCGACGCTGGATACAAACGCAGTCAA AGCCCTGAATGAAATGTGGAAGTGCCAGAACATGCTGAGACACAATGTCAAAGATTTGCTGGATCTGGTTAAACAGCCCAAA TCGGATTCCTACAACAAAGCCGTCTTCTCGAAGGTCATGGTCATCACAA gaaactTGCCTGATCCAGGGAAGGCACAGGATTTTGTGAAGAAGCTGGCACAGGTTCTGGAGGAAGATGAGAAGATTAGGAAGCAGTTGGAGACACTGGTCAGCCCGACCTGTTCCTGCAAACAGGCAGAGGTCTGCGTG AAAGAGATCACCAAAAAACTGGGCAGCCCCAAACAACCTAGTAACCCTTTTCTGGAGATGGTGAAGTTCTTACTGGAGAGGATCGCTCCCGTCCATATCGACACCGAGTCAATCAG TGCGCTTATAAAACAGGTAAACAAGTCCATCGAAGGAACGGCCGACGACGACGACGAAGGTGTTCCCACCGAGCAGGCCATTCGCGCAGGCCTGGAACTGCTCAAG GTTTTGTCCTTTACTCACCCCGTGTCCTTTCACTCGGCCGAGACGTTCGAGTCTCTACTTGGCTGTCTGAAAATGGACGATGAGAAGGTGGCCGAGGCGGCACTGCAGATTTTCAAAAACACCGGTGGAAAACTGGAGGAGAGTTTCCCACACATCAAATC GGTTCTTTTACCGGTGCTTCAACACAAAGCCAAAAAGGGACCTCCTCGCCAGGCCAAGTACGCTATCCGCTGCATCCATGCCATGTTCTCCAACAGAGACACCCACTTCGCACAGATTTTTGAG CCTCTGCACAAAAGTCTGGACACGGAGAACATGGAGCAGCTGATAACTCCTCTTACCACGCTGGGGCACTTGGCCATGCTGGCACCTGAGCAGTTCGCCGGACCTCTTAAATCGCTGGTGGCCAACTTCATCGTGAAAGACCTGCTAATGAACGACAGG ATTCCTGGCAAGAAAACAACGAAGCTCTGGGTTCCAGATGATGAAGTTtccactgaaacactgacaaaG ATTCAGGGCATTAAGCTGATGGTAAGGTGGCTGCTCGGGGTGAAGAACAACCAGAGCAAGTCGGGGAACTCGACGCTGAGGATGCTCACTGCCATACTGAACAGCGATGGAGATCTGACGGAACAAGCTAAGATGGG gaagcCGGACATGTCTCGCCTCCGCCTGGCGGCTGGCTGCGCGGTGCTGCGTCTGGCCCAGGAGCCTTGCTACCATGAGATCATCACCCTGGAGCAGTACCAGCTTTGTGCTCTGGTCATCAAT GACGAGTGTTACCAGGTGCGTCAGGCTTTTGCCCAGAAGCTGCACAAGGGTTTGTGTCGGCTGAGGCTCCCGCTGGAGTACTTGGCAGTGTTCGCTCTGTGCGCCAAAGACCCCGTGAAGGAGCGCAGGGCTTACGCTCGCCAGTGCCTGGTCAAAAACATCAACCTGCGCAGGGAGTACATCAAGCAGCACGCCGCAGTCAGCG ATAAGCTGATCTCCTTGCTGCCGGAGTACGTGGTGCCGTACGCCATTCATCTGCTGGCTCACGACCCGGACTACGTCAAAGTACAAGACATAGAGCAGCTCAAAGACATcaagga GGCGTTATGGTTTATTTTGGAGATCCTAATGTCGAAAAACGAGAACAACAGCCACGCGTTCATACGGAAAATGGTAGAGAACATCAAACAGACGAAAGACGGCCAGTGTCCAGACGATCCAAAGATAAACGAG AAACTCTACACGGTGTGCGACGTAGCCATGAACATCGTCATCTCCAAGAGCACCACGTACAGCCTGGAGTCACCGAAAGACCCCGTGCTGCCCGCACGCTACTTCACTCAGCCTGATAAG AATTTCAGCAACACCAAAAATTATCTTCCTCCTGAGATGAAGTCATTTTTTACCCCTGGAAAG CCCAAATCGGCGAACGTACTCGGAGCCGTGAACAAACCGCTATCGGCTACGGGCAAGCTGCAGACCAAACTATCACGCATGGAGACCATCAGCAACGCCAGCAGCAACTCTAATCCCAGCTCTCCTGGCCGCAGCAAAGGAAG aaTGGACTCTGCTGACATGGACCACAGTGAGAACGAGGACATCTCCATGAAGAGCCCGTCTGAATCAGACAAACCCACCAGGGGGCGCAAACGAGGTGCTGCGGCCGGCCAGGAGGACAAGGCCCCGGAGTCGAAAGCAAAACGCGGGCGCAAAAAAGCAGCCAACACCAGCACTGAGGATGCTGAGGAGCAGTGGACAGAGGACAGCAGCATTGTCGACACGACCATGGAGACCGAGGACGAGCAGAACAGCCCGCCCAAAAGGGGGCGCCGGGGAAGACCTCCCAAATCCGCCTCGGCTAAGGAAGAGGCCGTCGTGACCAAAGGAAGGAGAGGACGCAGGAAGGCCGTGCCGCCGCCGGACGAGGACAACGACGACGAGCAGGAGGCGGAGGAGGAAGACGAGGATGAAGATCGAGGCAGCGAAAATATGGAAGAAGTTAAACCTAAAGGCAGACGAGGACGCAAACCGAG GGCGGAAGTGTCCGAGGTCACCAGCGATTCGGTGGAGTCCACGCCACAGAAGAGAAGAGGACGACCTCCTAAATCTCAAACGGCAGCTAAAAAAACAGG AGGTGGAAGAACTCGGGCAGCTGTGAGCCAAGAGGACGAGTCTGAGGAAGAGATGGAGACGTCACAGCCTAGTGACGAGGAGGCCGAAGAGGAGTCGCAGGATTCCTCACCTAAA GTGCGACGGAAGGCCGGAAGACGAGAGCGGAGATGA